The Girardinichthys multiradiatus isolate DD_20200921_A chromosome 24, DD_fGirMul_XY1, whole genome shotgun sequence genome has a window encoding:
- the LOC124861260 gene encoding beta-1,3-galactosyltransferase 1-like — translation MPSKVSCLYLLTVVCWASALWYLSVSRPSSSDVGQVSIPMRKAPKVSKNSTFSNIRTRSLNPHDFGYLINEAKKCEAEPPFLVILISTTHKEFNARQAIRETWGDETTFPDVRVFTLFLLGRSTDAVLNQMVEQESQIFHDIIVEDFIDSYHNLTLKTLMGMRWVATFCPKAQYVLKTDSDIFVNMENLIYNLLKPTTKPRRRYFTGYVINGGPIRDMRSKWYMPRDLYPESKYPPFCSGTGYVFSTDVAELIYKTSLHTRLLHLEDVYVGVCLRKLGIHPFQNSGFNHWKMAYSLCRYRRVVTVHQISPEEMHRIWNDMTSKKHLKC, via the coding sequence ATGCCTTCTAAGGTCTCCTGCTTGTACTTGCTGACAGTGGTATGCTGGGCCAGCGCTCTGTGGTACCTGAGTGTGTCTCGCCCTTCCTCCTCCGACGTGGGCCAAGTGTCTATACCGATGCGCAAAGCACCCAAAGTAAGCAAGAACTCCACGTTCAGCAACATCCGCACACGCTCGCTCAACCCACATGACTTCGGCTACCTTATCAACGAGGCCAAAAAGTGTGAGGCTGAGCCGCCTTTTCTCGTCATCCTGATCAGCACCACCCACAAGGAGTTCAACGCCCGTCAAGCCATCAGGGAGACGTGGGGCGACGAGACGACGTTTCCGGACGTACGTGTGTTCACGCTTTTCCTGCTGGGCCGAAGCACTGATGCTGTCCTCAATCAGATGGTGGAGCAGGAGAGTCAGATATTTCATGACATCATTGTGGAGGATTTTATTGACTCATACCACAACTTGACACTTAAAACACTGATGGGCATGCGCTGGGTCGCCACATTCTGCCCTAAGGCTCAATATGTTCTCAAGACAGACAGTGACATCTTTGTCAACATGGAGAACCTCATCTACAACCTCCTGAAGCCTACCACCAAGCCAAGGAGGAGGTATTTTACAGGCTATGTCATCAACGGTGGGCCAATCAGAGACATGCGCAGCAAGTGGTACATGCCCAGGGATCTCTACCCTGAGAGCAAGTACCCACCATTCTGCTCTGGCACCGGCTACGTCTTCTCAACAGACGTGGCCGAGCTCATATACAAGACCTCTTTACACACCAGGCTGCTGCACCTGGAAGACGTGTACGTCGGCGTGTGCCTCCGGAAGTTAGGCATCCACCCCTTCCAGAACAGTGGCTTCAACCACTGGAAGATGGCCTACAGCCTCTGCCGCTACCGCCGGGTGGTCACCGTCCACCAGATCTCCCCCGAAGAGATGCACCGCATCTGGAACG